One stretch of Juglans microcarpa x Juglans regia isolate MS1-56 chromosome 3D, Jm3101_v1.0, whole genome shotgun sequence DNA includes these proteins:
- the LOC121254482 gene encoding germin-like protein subfamily 1 member 13, with translation MMKGSVLMYLQLATVAVLALACSLAFASDPSPLQDFCVAVDKYDSAVFVNGKFCKDPKDVKAEDFFRSGLNVAGDTSGRQGSNVTAVAVNELPGLNTLGISLARIDFAPYGQNPPHTHPRGTEVLFVLEGTLYVGFVTSNGDGNRLFTKVLNAGDVFVFPVGLIHFQLNIGKSNAIAFAGLSSQNPGVITIANAIFGSEPPINPDVLTKAFQVDKNLVEYLQKLF, from the exons ATGATGAAAGGTAGCGTTCTCATGTACCTGCAGCTTGCAACTGTGGCCGTGTTGGCTTTGGCTTGCTCTCTCGCCTTTGCCTCTGACCCTAGTCCTCTTCAGGACTTCTGTGTTGCAGTCGACAAGTACGATTCTGCCG TATTTGTGAATGGAAAGTTCTGCAAGGATCCAAAAGATGTCAAAGCTGAAGACTTCTTCCGCTCGGGGTTAAATGTTGCCGGAGACACCTCAGGTCGACAGGGGTCGAATGTCACTGCCGTTGCTGTGAATGAATTACCAGGCCTCAACACCCTAGGCATATCATTGGCTCGCATTGACTTTGCACCATATGGCCAGAATCCTCCACACACACATCCCCGTGGCACTGAAGTTCTATTTGTCTTGGAGGGTACTTTGTACGTTGGCTTTGTCACCTCTAACGGAGATGGAAACCGCCTCTTCACCAAAGTTCTAAATGCCGGAGATGTCTTTGTATTCCCAGTTGGTCTCATTCACTTCCAGCTCAATATCGGAAAATCCAATGCCATTGCCTTTGCCGGTCTCAGCAGCCAGAATCCAGGGGTTATCACCATAGCCAATGCAATATTCGGATCTGAGCCTCCCATCAATCCTGATGTTCTCACCAAGGCCTTCCAAGTAGACAAGAATTTGGTTGAATATCTTCAGAAACTGTtctga